The following are from one region of the Molothrus aeneus isolate 106 chromosome 7, BPBGC_Maene_1.0, whole genome shotgun sequence genome:
- the SLC40A1 gene encoding solute carrier family 40 member 1: MARAAEPEGRRRGGSVIAYFTSAKFLLYLGHALSTWGDRMWHFAVSVFLVELYGNSLLLTAVYGLVVAGSVLLLGALIGDWVDKNSRLKVAQTSLVVQNSSVILCGVILMIIFLFKTQLLTLYHGWLLTLCYILVITIANIANLASTATAITIQRDWIVVVAGEDRSKLADMNATIRRIDQLTNILAPMAVGQIMTFGSPMIGCGFISGWNLMSMCVEYLLLWKVYQKTPTLAHKSAKVEASELKQLNVKKESDMKPAEGVQLIIEKDVAGFEPQQEKEVGCAARIAEPFITFRDGWVAYYNQPVFLAGMGLAFLYMTVLGFDCITTGYAYTQGLSGSVLSLLMGASAVTGIMGTVAFTWLRRKCGLIRTGLISGVAQFACLILCVVSVFMPGSPMDLTVSPFADISARLFENEPLPTIASPEPERIFATGMPNLVNGSIAPANSDPEMSPEPVPLISVSLLFAGVIAARVGLWSFDLTVTQLLQENVIESERGIINGVQNSMNYLLDLLHFIMVILAPNPEAFGLLVLISVSFVAMGHIMYFRFAQKSLGKQLFVCHTPDPKAAPDSSPPGNTSTV; encoded by the exons ATGGCGCGGGCAGCGGAGCCGGAGGGCCGGCGGCGCGGCG GATCTGTGATTGCCTATTTTACGTCTGCAAAGTTTCTTCTTTATCTTGGACATGCACTGTCCACTTGG GGAGATCGGATGTGGCATTTTGCCGTGTCTGTGTTCCTGGTTGAACTTTACGGCAACAGCTTGCTCCTGACTGCGGTCTATGGCCTGGTTGTGGCGGGATCAGTTCTTCTCCTGGGAGCCCTAATTGGAGACTGGGTGGACAAGAACTCCAGGCTCAAAG TGGCCCAGACATCCTTGGTTGTGCAGAATTCATCTGTCATCCTGTGTGGTGTTATCCTGATGATTATCTTCTTGTTTAAGACACAGCTCTTGACATTATACCATGGATGGCTTCTT ACATTGTGCTATATCCTGGTTATCACAATAGCAAATATTGCCAAtttggccagcactgccacagcgATCACAATTCAGAGGGACTGGATTGTTGTGGTTGCAGGGGAAGACAGAAGCAAACTGGCAG ATATGAATGCCACAATAAGAAGAATTGATCAGCTGACCAATATCTTGGCCCCAATGGCTGTTGGTCAGATAATGACATTTGGCTCCCCCATGATTGGCTGTGGATTCATTTCTGGCTGGAACCTGATGTCCATGTGTGTGGAAtatctgctgctctggaaggtTTACCAGAAAACCCCTACTCTGGCTCACAAATCTGCAAAAGTTGAAGCATCGGAACTGAAACAGCTGAATGTAAAGAAAG AGAGTGACATGAAACCTGCTGAAGGAGTGCAGCTAATTATTGAGAAAGATGTAGCTGGCTTTGAGCcccagcaggagaaggaagtCGGCTGCGCTGCCCGGATTGCCGAACCTTTCATAACCTTCCGGGACGGATGGGTTGCGTACTACAACCAGCCGGTGTTCCTTGCAGGCATGGGCCTTGCATTTCTCTATATGACTGTTCTGGGATTCGATTGTATCACTACAGGCTATGCATACACTCAGGGGCTGAGTGGCTCTGTGCTAAGCCTCCTCATGGGTGCCTCAGCAGTCACTGGAATCATGGGAACAGTAGCTTTCACTTGGCTTCGGCGCAAATGCGGCCTCATTCGCACGGGCCTTATTTCTGGAGTCGCTCAGTTTGCTTGTCTGATCTTATGTGTCGTCTCTGTATTTATGCCTGGAAGTCCTATGGATCTGACTGTTTCTCCATTTGCTGACATCAGTGCCAGGCTGTTTGAAAATGAGCCATTGCCTACTATAGCATCTCCAGAACCTGAAAGGATTTTTGCAACTGGAATGCCCAACTTGGTAAACGGGTCTATTGCTCCTGCTAACAGTGACCCAGAGATGAGTCCTGAGCCTGTGCCTTTAATCTCTGTTAGTCTCCTGTTTGCAGGAGTCATTGCTGCTAGAGTTG GCCTTTGGTCCTTTGATTTGACTGTCACACAGTTACTCCAAGAAAACGTCATAGAATCTGAAAGAGGCATCATAAACGGTGTCCAAAACTCCATGAATTATCTTCTTGACTTGCTGCACTTCATCATGGTCATCTTGGCCCCAAACCCTGAAGCTTTCGGCTTATTGGTGCttatttctgtgtcttttgTTGCAATGGGCCACATAATGTACTTCAGATTTGCTCAAAAAAGCTTGGGAAAACAACTTTTTGTTTGTCACACTCCTGATCCCAAAGCAGCCCCTGACAGTTCACCACCTGGTAACACATCTACTGTCTGA